In Lactiplantibacillus pentosus, the sequence TCAGTCGAGAGCGGCATTGCCTTATCCTGGCCGGTCACGGTAATCGTGACGCCGGAGTTAGCCTGGAGACGTTTGGCGAGCGCCCGCAACGCGGCTAATAAGCCGAAATTGTCTAGGACTGAAGGTCGAATGTCCAGTGCCATGCCTTTAACTTCGGCTAAGGTATCTTCCAGTTGTGTTTCAATCACTTGAGTCAGGGCTTGGGTCTGACTGGAATTCGCTTGATCATCGCTGATTCGACGCACGCCCATGATTGCGGAGTAAATCCCTTGGGCGATACTATCGTGGAGGTCCGCTGAAATTTTCTTACGTTCCTCTTCGTGTGCCCGGTTCACGTATGCGTTCAGTTGCCGTTGTTGCGCCAATTGATCCATTCGTTTGATGGTGCCCCGATTCTTGAGCGTCAGTGAGAAGACCCGCTCGGTTTTATCGATAACGTGATAAATGAGAAAGTAATTGAGTGGGTGGGGCTTGTTGACCGCCAGCGTAATTGGAATCGAAATTTCCGGCATCAGATTGCGGATGACACAGTCAAAGCAATCATCAGTCGTATTAAACTTTTGTTGAACCGCGTTATCCGCGACTTGTACTAAATAATTGGGGTCGAAATCCAATTCCGCTTGCAAATCACGGGCGAGTTGATTACTGATGACGAGTTGTTCATCTTTAAAAATCAGCACCGCATCCGTTGCCTCTGCAAAGTATTGTTGAATCCAATGATTTGATTCTAGCAAAAAGTCGGCCTCCCTTCGCCGAATTAAAAAGTGGCCAAGTAACGGGAAAGCCGACTGACAGTTGCTTCAGAAACAGTTTGCGTGGAGCGATAGCCGACTAGCAGCACCCCGACGACTAATCGAAAGGGGGTTGCTAGAATTGGAATCGCTGCGGCCGCCGTCAATGATTCACTGGCGGCAATCGGGGTATACAGGGCATCACTGTAACTGGTGGCGCGTAACGCATTCTTCCAAAATGGTTTACCCGTGCGAACCACTAATCCGGCAATGCCAATCCCACTACGTAATACGATGTTACGAAACTGCTCACTTTGATTTCCGGCAACGTATTGCCAAGTAATCTGATGGGGCGGTTGCGCACTTTGTAGGGCAATACCGACAAAGTCAAAATCGCTTGTCTGGTAGAGTTGGTCAACGACCTGTTGATAATTTGGTCGATTGGCATTTTCAGCTAAGGTCACTTTTTATTCCTCCTTTATCATACCATGATTACAACGGTTTGAAACCGATTTACACATTTTTATTTTTTACAATTATACATAAATGGAATATTTTATCAGATTTATGCCAACTTATTTATTTTACCTTATTACTATAGTTAATGGGTAGCGTCTTGAAATCATTGTGCTAATTAAGTTGTCTTGAAGCATGATTAAATCATGCCAGTTGGTGGATTCCTGTTCGTCAGCCGATACGTGCCTTAGTCCGACTTCCGGGGCCGGCTGACAACGCTGGAACAGGGCGGACATCGATTTGAACTCACGCAGCAACCCACTGCGCAATTTCAAATACGAGTCTTCTTCTAGCCCGGGAAACCCGCCCGGACAAGAAGAACTTCGCTCTTGAGCATTGTCCGGCGGGCCGGCCAGTCGGGAACTCGCTCGAATGGCGGATGAACGGCCACCTATCTTAGTGCAATTGACCAATGAATATTTAGTTGCAGTAACTTCAAACAAACTTTGGATCAGCATTACACTGATTTGTCGCATTTAAATGTTACCCGACCATCCAAATGTTGGTAAAAAGCCATGAAATTAGTCGATAGTCCTGGCTTTCACTTAGCATAAAGGTTTTGTCAGCTCAGGTGAGTAGATAAAATCTATACAACCTTCAGTAATGCTGCTGAGTCTTGTAATTAAACACGAGTATGATCGCTTTCGTCAAAAAATAGTCATAAACGGTTTATTACCAAAAAGACTGTTTACGAAGAATCGACGACTAGTCCGTTAAAAGGTTGGGTCCGCATATGTCTGCCTTTCGAATATTATCCAGCGTTGTCAGAAACGCCTGTAAGCCGGCTTAGGACGCGGACATAAAGCAACTTTACGCAAGCCTGAACTGTTCCCAGCGGGCCTCAGCTGGTGTGTTTTGATTTGGAAACTAATATCAAAACAGCGCTTAAGATTCCCGGTATTGATCCGCAACATCTAATTTGAAATCAGGATCGACGAATTGCCGGTAGTGGTCGTAGTCTTGGCGGACGGCGCGCAGCTGCATATCTAGTTTATCCAATTGATCATCTTTTTCAAGTGAGCGCATTTCTTCGTTGACTTCACTGACGCGGTTTTCGAGCATGGTCTGGCGAAGTCCTAAGTCGGTCAGGGCCACCTGTAACAATTTTTGAAAATCACGGTCGGACATGTCTGCTTTAGTTAACATCTGTAAGTGCCTCCAGTTTATTTAAATTAATGAGTGCGCGGCTAGCAGGAAAAGTGATGGGAACAGCCTGACAAGTGGCGGTCATAAAGTGGCTGACCCGTAAATCACCTAATAATAAGTCGTCGCGGACGATGGCTTGACTCGTTTGAAAGTGGCTGACGAGGTAGTGGTCGCGCGTCGGTGTGGCCGCGTAGCAGTTGGCTGCGGTTGTCAGGTTCGTCAAAATGGTCGTGGTCATTAGGGGATAGTCGACGGCTAATAACAAGTAGTCAGTGAGTTCAGGCGAAAGACAGGTTGCCGCGTAGATACCGCTGAGCGGACCTTGCTGTACAAACGGGGCTTGATCGCGGGTGACGGTCACGTGTTGGTCGCTTGCAAATTGGGCCGCGAGCGCACTGAAATTGTTGGTATTCGCGCTAACAATCACGTGCTCGCACAGTAGTTGTAACTTGGCCGCAGCTAAACCGACATTGTTGAGTGGCTGATTGGCCAACTGGTAACGGGCTTTATCTTGACCAAAGCGTTGCGATTGACCGCCCGCTAAAACGATTCCCAGCATTTCTAGGCCTTCTTTCTTATGATTCAGGTGTGTCGTGATAGACGAAGTGGCCGCTTTTACCACCATCTTTTTCAACGAGGTGGATGTCACTGATCAGCATGCCACGGTCGATCGCCTTGCACATGTCGTAGATCGTCAGTAAAGTCACCTGAACGGCAAGTAACGCTTCGATTTCAACGCCGGTGACGTGTTTGGTTTTGACGAGCACGTCGACGGTGATGGTGTCGGTGTCATTATCGCTAAAATGAATGTCGACGCCCGTCAGTGGAATCAGGTGGCACATGGGAATCAGATTGCTGGTCTGTTTAGCTGCCATGATACCGGCTACTTGGGCGACTGCGAGTACGTCGCCTTTTTTAATTTGACCATCGTGAATCCGCTGAAGCGTCGCGGGGTGCATCGAGATTTGGCCGGTGGCGGTCGCAACGCGGTGAGTGACGGCCTTGTCGGTGACGTCGACCATCTTCGCGCGGTTCTGGTCGTTAAAATGCGTCAATGAATCTGTCATAGAAATCAGTCCTTCGTTTCCTTGAGATGAATGTCTGTTAAGTAATGTTGTTGGAACCAGTCGCAGATGGCTGGCGCCCCAATCAGCGTTGCGTCTGGGTGAGCGGTTAAACTAGCGAACACTTGAATGTTCGGGTACGCGGCAAAATCGGTCGCGCAATCTTCTGGTCGTAGCAAGACCAACTTGGGGTAGTCGGCTTGCTTGAATCCTTCTAGTAAAATAACGTCGGTCGTCGCCGGTAGCTGCGCAATCAAAGCGCTGACGGGCGGCATTTGCAGTGTCGTTTGATGATAAAACGTGCCGTTGGCTGACTGTAGCAGGACGGCTTGGGCACCGGCGTCACTAAAACGTGCGGTATCGGTGCCAGGCACGTCCATACTGCTGTCATGGGCGTCGTGTTTGAGTACGCCCACGCGTAATTGCTGTGCGCTGAGTTGCCGAACCAAAGCCGTCGTAATCAGCGTTTTCCCACTTTTTTTATAACCAATTATTTGAAAGGTAAGAGCCATGTTTCCACCTCGGCATTGAGTGCGATCGGTTGGTTACTGTGTGGAATCTTAATCAAACAGGTCGTCGTTTGTAGGTTGCTGAGCGCGCCTGAACGGTCAGGGCCATTCGGATAAGTGGCGTACTGGCCATCTTCAACGGTGTAAGTCGCGCGTAGGATGCGGTCGAAGCCGTTGGTCTTATGATATGGGGCGGCCAAGCGTGACGTGACTTTTTGCAGGCGACTAGCTTGATGGACAAACCGCCGTAACAATGGTTCGACGTACAGGTAAAAACCAGTGTAGCAGGCGCCCGGATTACCAGATAAGGCCATGACGAGGGTCTGGTCTTGCACGAACGCGGTGGTGACGCTACCGGGACGCTGCTTGATTTTATTGAACAACAATTCGTCAGCTTGACGTGCCGTATCGCCGATGAAGTCAAAGTCACCGACTGAAACGCCGCCGTCCGTGATAACAATGTCGTTTTCGGCAATGGCTTTTTGGAGCGAAGCTTGGAGCAAATCGTTGTCATCGACGAGCTGTTCAACACTCGTCACGATACCGCCAT encodes:
- a CDS encoding sensor histidine kinase, which gives rise to MLESNHWIQQYFAEATDAVLIFKDEQLVISNQLARDLQAELDFDPNYLVQVADNAVQQKFNTTDDCFDCVIRNLMPEISIPITLAVNKPHPLNYFLIYHVIDKTERVFSLTLKNRGTIKRMDQLAQQRQLNAYVNRAHEEERKKISADLHDSIAQGIYSAIMGVRRISDDQANSSQTQALTQVIETQLEDTLAEVKGMALDIRPSVLDNFGLLAALRALAKRLQANSGVTITVTGQDKAMPLSTDVQNVLYRLAQESINNALKHAHANEINLLLVAHHHYVTLEVIDDGQGFSVPAQSGFNGHSLGLLNMNERVKALNGTFGIHSQPGHGTTVTAKFPMADEPN
- a CDS encoding NreA, yielding MTLAENANRPNYQQVVDQLYQTSDFDFVGIALQSAQPPHQITWQYVAGNQSEQFRNIVLRSGIGIAGLVVRTGKPFWKNALRATSYSDALYTPIAASESLTAAAAIPILATPFRLVVGVLLVGYRSTQTVSEATVSRLSRYLATF
- a CDS encoding molybdenum cofactor guanylyltransferase, translated to MVVKAATSSITTHLNHKKEGLEMLGIVLAGGQSQRFGQDKARYQLANQPLNNVGLAAAKLQLLCEHVIVSANTNNFSALAAQFASDQHVTVTRDQAPFVQQGPLSGIYAATCLSPELTDYLLLAVDYPLMTTTILTNLTTAANCYAATPTRDHYLVSHFQTSQAIVRDDLLLGDLRVSHFMTATCQAVPITFPASRALINLNKLEALTDVN
- the moaC gene encoding cyclic pyranopterin monophosphate synthase MoaC; translated protein: MTDSLTHFNDQNRAKMVDVTDKAVTHRVATATGQISMHPATLQRIHDGQIKKGDVLAVAQVAGIMAAKQTSNLIPMCHLIPLTGVDIHFSDNDTDTITVDVLVKTKHVTGVEIEALLAVQVTLLTIYDMCKAIDRGMLISDIHLVEKDGGKSGHFVYHDTPES
- the mobB gene encoding molybdopterin-guanine dinucleotide biosynthesis protein B is translated as MALTFQIIGYKKSGKTLITTALVRQLSAQQLRVGVLKHDAHDSSMDVPGTDTARFSDAGAQAVLLQSANGTFYHQTTLQMPPVSALIAQLPATTDVILLEGFKQADYPKLVLLRPEDCATDFAAYPNIQVFASLTAHPDATLIGAPAICDWFQQHYLTDIHLKETKD